The following proteins are co-located in the Thermodesulfobacteriota bacterium genome:
- a CDS encoding NUDIX hydrolase, with protein sequence MIKKWSVINSEVLQSNKIFNVRKDKSRSPITGDDHDFFVVEAPDWINVVALTEENEIVLIEQYRHGTDSVTVEIPGGMVDPGEEPLQTAKRELLEETGYAGENWVQIGVVHPNPAMQNNRCFMFLATNCKKVS encoded by the coding sequence ATGATTAAAAAATGGAGCGTAATTAATTCAGAAGTTCTTCAGTCCAACAAAATTTTCAATGTACGTAAAGATAAGAGCAGGTCACCCATTACTGGAGACGATCATGATTTTTTTGTAGTCGAAGCTCCTGATTGGATAAATGTTGTAGCGCTCACAGAGGAAAACGAAATTGTTTTGATAGAGCAGTATCGCCATGGAACAGACTCGGTAACAGTGGAAATTCCAGGCGGAATGGTTGACCCTGGGGAGGAGCCTCTACAAACTGCAAAAAGAGAGCTCCTTGAAGAAACAGGGTATGCCGGGGAGAACTGGGTACAAATAGGGGTTGTTCACCCAAACCCGGCCATGCAGAATAACAGGTGCTTTATGTTTTTGGCTACAAACTGCAAGAAGGTCTC